A stretch of DNA from Leptolyngbya sp. SIO1E4:
AGTCTGGAGGTGATGTTCCACGACGCCATGCGTCATCAGCCTCCATTTCACGCTATTGATCAGTTTCTCCAGCGCCGAGGCTTTCAGCTCTTTGACTTAGAAACCTATCGCCATGCTCGCCGCACCCTTGACTTGCCGACAGAGTCCCTGAGCAATACGCAAATTGGCCAGGTGCTGTGGGGGCAGGCTCTGTACTTGAGGGATGCGGTCGCCGCGGCTTTATCGCCCACACGCAAGACCGACTTTGACTGGACAGCTCTCCGTATCCTCAAACTCGCGGCCTTTATGGAGCTGTTTAATCTATCAGACTGTGCTCTAGAAGTGTTGCAAACGTATCAACCGCAGCTTGAATCGGAGCTGAATCTGGCAGTGATTCCCTTGATGCAGCGATTAAGGACACCTTACAGCCAGTCGAAACCGCCCAATCTCGGTATAGCTGACTCTTTTACCGAGGCAAATCAAACCGGTTCCTCTGCGCTGGATTCTTCTAAGACTCCGGCTCTGACTCAGCGCATCAAGCTGGAATCTCTATTGCCCCCACCGAAATGCTATACCCGCAAGCCCAACTTCCTAGCGGCTCGGGAATTGGCGGCTCTGCGCCAAACCATTGTGAACTCTCCCTATTTGGCTGATAACCAACTCAGTGAAGGCTTTCAAGACAGCCGGGGGTTTTCTGTCGTGTTTACTCGGTTAGGTATTGAGCAGGTGATGGAGCAGTTCCCAGCCTTTACTCCCTACCTGACACGGGTCTTGAAATCCGCCTGCAACGCCTTTTACCTAAATCCGCTGATGCTTTCAGCAGGGGCAACTGTCGCGCCCCATATAGATTGCAGCCTGGGCCGATACCCTCAGGCGATGATTATCCCCACCCTGGTAAGTGTGCTGTACGTGCAGGTACCCGAGGATCTAACCGGAGGCGAGCTCGTACTCAGGCTGGGAGAGCGCCCCGTTGCTGAACTGCCACCAGAGACCAATACTTTGCTGTATTTCCTGGGCAATGTCACGCATTCTGTCAATCCCGTAAAGACCCGCAACTGCCGGATCAGCCTGGTATGTGAACAGTACAACTTGGCCCCAGATGTCCTACAGACCATCCCTAAATTTGCGCTGCTTTGGAGTGGTGTTGCAGCCTCCCACGAGCTGGTGCCATCAGCTTAGAAATCACCACAATTTTAGGGAAAGTGTCATGGTTTGTATTCAAGAAAATTTGCTCACCCGGTATCTGGAACTGATTAAACCCTGCGTATCCGAACAGTTGATTGATGAACCTCACTGGGCTGATATTGAGGCGATTGCCCAATGGCTACCCAGCCCAATCACCAACTTCTTTGGGTTTGAATGTCGTCTTGGGGACCCAACTCCCCAGGCCGATTTCTTGCTCTCCGTTGGAGCTGACGAGGCGGGGCAACGCATTCTCGCCGACAAAAGTCCCCGTTATCCCCTGGCGGATACCCTTTTACAAGAGCCCGTCTGGCGACAGGTGCAGCAGTTTAGTCAAACCTGGCTAGATGAATCCTCTGACCTCCATGCCAATGTCAATAACATCTGGTTAGAGTTCGATGTGAACGGCAGTTCTACAGAGCCGCCGATTCCCAGCTGTTTCTTTGGCTCTCAAACGATTCTAGTGAACCCTGATGCTCAGGAACCAGCGGCTGCATCCTCCCATCGTTGGGTGACGCAAACGGCGATCGCTCAGCTGCAGGGAAGAGAGATGGACGCTGCCCTAGAAGCACAACTCCTGAAGTGCCTGGAGGCTCTGCCCGTGGGCTCCCATATATTTCAAGTAGGGTTAATGCTAGCCCGACCAGTCAATATGGTGCGGATTTGTCTGCGCAACATTACTCCCAAGCAAGTGTTGACCTATCTGGAACAGCTAGCTTGGCCAGGATCGCTAGAGGCCTTATCCCCTCACCTGATCAAATTGTCTCAGCTTGCCGATCGCGTAGATGTTGATTTAGATATTGACCCCCAAGGGATTGGCCCCAAGCTGGGGTTTGAATGCTACCTGCGAGCCCAGCCCAAGCAAAACCCTGCCTGGGTAGAACTTCTGGATTACCTTGTGACAGCGGGCTGGTGCCTGCCCCAAAAGCGGGATGCCCTGCTGAGCTATCCCGGCTTTGTGCGGGAACGAGACAACAGAGACCGCTGGCCCTCCCATCTGCGTAAGCTGTCTCAATTTGTCGGAGAGGGTCAAGAGGGCGTTTTCTTTCGTGGACTACATCACATTAAAATGGTGTTCCACACCGATCGCATGGTGGAAGCAAAAGCCTATTGCTGGGTCAGTCAGCAACTTATAGGCAAGCCTGCGGTCCAGCCGGCAGTCCCCAAAGTCATTCACCAGGAATTTTGCGACTTTTTGCCAGAGTCAGTGGCCCAAGACTTGCTGGAGTTCGCCATTTCCCATGAATCTCACTTTGTTCCCAGTGAGGTCAATCAGTACAGTACCTCCGATGATCAACGGCTCGAACGCCTATCGCGCAACTCCCTACTATTTTCAAGTAATCTTCCAGAAAATATTAAAGCGCCACTGCTGCAACCCCTTCAAGAAATCCTGCCCCAGGCCTTAGCCGCCTTGGATCTGCCTCCATGCAATGTTGCTGGCCTAGAAGTACAGCTCACAGCTCACAATGATGGTCATTACTTCAGGGTCCATAACGATGTCCCTAAGCCCGACGAACAAAACATCAGCCGCTTACTGACGTTCGTTTATTATCTGCATCGGCAGCCCTGCCCTTTCCGAGGTGGCACCCTCCACATTTATCCCACATCGGAGATTGACGACGTCACGAAGTTTTATCCCCAACAGGTATTCCCCGCCCATAACAGCCTGGTGCTTTTTCCCAGCCACTATTTCCATGAAGTTGCGTCAGTAAGCTGCCCGTCAACGGCCTTTGCCGATAGTCGTTTTACCCTCAATGGCTGGGTCTGGCAATCTTCTGATCCCAGCCACACCACCCCCTAACGGTGCTGAGAGTATTCCATCTAAAAAAACATTCTGGTCTTGGTATACCCGAATGGTTTGTTCCTTTATCGGCCTACTGGCCACTTCTGTAGTTTGGACGACGAATGAGCTGGAACACTCTTAGCCTAATTTCTTTGGCCAGTTCATCCCTTACATTCTTAAACCTATGCTGATTTCTGAAATTCTCAAGAGTTTGCCCGCCACCTTGGAATGGATGGTGCTGTTTGACCTGCACACCATGAGTCAGATTGCGGAACCAGCGATTGTTCGGGCGATGTACCATCTACCCCTCGAACTTGATATCGCTCCGTACAGCCATGTAGTGCTGACCAGTATCGGGCGGTTTTTGGCAGAAGAGCAGGGAACAGCCGTGGTGATGGCAGATTCGGGACAGCGGTTACCCAAACCCCAGGCAGACGCCTGCCTGGCCCAACGATTTGCCGAGCAGCTAGCGCTGTTTCCTATCGATGTTGCCGATTGTGTGGGCCTGGGCGAGACGGAGCCTTACAACCCAGTGTTACTGCATATTGTGGTTAAGGATGGTGTCGGGCAAGCTCAAGCGATATTTGATCAGGCTCCCTCCACCCAGCATTACGAACTGCTACAGGCAGTCGGGGTTAAGTTTTTGGGGGGAATTCAACAAGGAAACCATTATCTAGCGAAGTTCCAAAATCGATTGCCGGTTCACATCCACGCTGGCATTTTGTCCCACTTCAGCCGTACAGCACATTGCAATCTTTTCTTCTTACAGCATGGTCATATCGATTCCCCCCTGGAAATGGGGTTATTGCAAGCCGCTCAGGGACGATTGCAATGGGGGCATAAACGCAGTGCAACTGCTCTAGCGACGTTAGCGCAATCCGCCTGTCAGCAGGTGATGCCGATGCTCTGTCAACCGCCTTTACCCGATCGCCCATTTTTATACGGTGATCTAGTACCGCTGGGGTTTGTGCTGCGAGGGCTGAAGGTCGCTCTCAGCGTTACGATCAAGTCAACCGCACCAGAGCCCGCGATCGCTGAAGCAGCCACAACTCTGCAGTCTTATCTTTTAAGTCAGCAGCAAGAGCATCTCTGGGCCTTTCACCAGGGGCGATTGCTAACGGCGACAGACTCAGCGCTGGTCATGCAAGGCATGGGGGCAGATGAAATGACGCCATCGCTGGAGGCGCTAGAAGCCTTCGCCGCAGAAGCAGGAGGCTATGTTCCCCAACTTTGGGCTTCAGAACGACAGGGCAAACACATGGCCATCGACAACAGTTGTTGTCATTGGTGCCAATCTGACTACGCCACCACGGCCCTGATCAGTGCTCTCCGGCAGCAGACGAGACAATCGCCAGAATCCCTCCGAGAATATTTCGCCAAAGGCATAGAGCATCGCAGCGGTCTGTATTTTGCCAACCCTTACCTGGTGGATTGGGTAACGGCCCAGGCCATTCAAATGGACCCTGAGGCGGAATCTCTGAGGCAGCAACTCTGGATCGAAGTCCGGGCCAGCATGAATGCAGATTATTCCTTCGGACAATATGATGTGGCTTTTTCCACAGCGTTGGCCATCGCCACGCTGCAACTGTTGGGTGATCGTAGTCGGACTGTACTGGCAGCCCAACTGCGACTACTAGCCTTTATCGAGCGCGATGGTCGTTGGCCTCTAGCGACACCGTTTTATTCCAGTCTGCGATTGGATGGGGAGGAATCTCAGAGCAAACTGGTGCAGCAGAGTCTAATGAACTCCTTTGCCCCGAATCCAATTCCAGGACAGCCCTCTCAAAGTCAGATACGCTCTATCGAGGTTGATGGAGAAATCCAATACCACGGCATTTCTCTGTATCTTGATATCCACCGGATGATATCCACCACAATGGCAACTATGGCTCTAGCAGAACCGTGCTTGGGTGAGTCTAAGCCTCCCTACGATGTCGATTCTGCAACACAATCTACAGTTCATCCACGCTATCAGAGCCGCACTCATTGTGACTACATTGCCAAATTTGCCTTACCTCCATACCTGCAACGAGACTCAGGATTGGTTAACCAAGCTTAAGATCTGAGCTCTAAAAAGAACGTCAATAAGCCCTATATATTCAATGGGTGCCAACAACACAGATTTCACAGGCAGCAGAACTATTGCCAGATCCGTTTTTTCCTCTTAAAAGAACGGATGAAGACTGTATATGAACTGCCTGAGAAATCAATCATGGACATATTTTCAATCAAAAGCTGAAGCTCACTTATTTACATATTTTGGTAGCTGCAATCTCTTGTTTTAAGATTTTATTGCGCAATTAAAAGGGCTAATAGCTTAACTTTGGGCGTAGACATTACCGCACTCACGCCACCAAATTAGCTAAGGACTGGAATCATTTTGTCTCGTCGTTTACTTGGCAATAATGATATCCCTCAATCAATGCCTAGGAAGGTTATTCTCACTATTCGTGAGACGCCAGTCCAAGAATAATGAGACGCTCAGACAAGTCAACCCTCCTCATCTTTGGTAGTTTATTAATGTGTGGTAGCGAGTTACGGCAGTTTTTCAACTAAGGTTTAGAACGGAGCCTTAAACACTAAAAAAAGAAAATACTAAGGCTCTATCGGATTAATTCTGTAGCCATAGCATAAGAATCTTGGCTGGTCGGAATAGTGTAATTTATAGCCCTTGAAGTTTGTGAAAACCTAATTTGGAGAGATGAGTAAAAGTACAGTTCGTAAAAGTCAAGATTTGCTTGATGCTGGGTTAATTTCCTCAGAGCAAGCTACAGCAGTTGATCAAGTTGCACAACAATTTTCCATGGCTGTGACTCAGGACGTGGTAGATTTACTCGACTTAAGCGAATCGAATGATCCTATCGCTCAGCAATTTATCCCTGACACCAGGGAGTTGAACATTCTCCCAGAAGAGTTAGCCGACCCTATTGGCGATTTTCCCCATGCTCCAGTCAAGGGAATTGTCCATCGCTATCCGGATCGGGTGCTGCTCAAAACCATTCATGTATGTCCAGTTTATTGCCGATTCTGTTTTCGCAGAGAAGTTGTTGGCAATGATGGTGAAGGTCTCACACCTCAGGAGTTAGAGACAGCATTAGACTATATCCGCAACCATTCTGAAATTTGGGAGGTCATCCTAACAGGTGGCGACCCTTTGATTTTATCAAAAGCAAAGCTGCGCAACATTATTCAGGCTCTTGAGCAAATTGATCATGTTGATGTTATTCGCATTCACACTCGGGTTCCTGTTGTTGACCCCAGTCGAATTGATGAAGAAGTCGCTCAAATTCTTAAGGTGAGTAAGCCTGTTTATATAGCTATCCATACTAATCATTCTAAAGAATTTAGTGAAGCTGCCCGCAAAGCGATCGCAACCTTAGCAGATGCTGGTATTCCCTTGGTAAGCCAGACAGTTTTGCTCAAAGGAGTTAATGATGATCCTGAAACCTTGACTCAACTTTTTCGAACCATAGTGAAAAACCGTATCAAACCCTATTACCTACATCATGGAGATCTTGCGAAGGGAACTAGTCATTTTCGAACCACCATTCAAGAGGGACAGGCATTAATGCGAACCTTGCGAGGCAGAATTTCGGGACTGTGCCAGCCTACCTATGTTCTCGATATTCCTGGAGGATACGGAAAAGTTCCCATTGGGCCGAATTATCTTCAGAAACAAGGGGGAGATAACTACTATGTTGAAGATCCTAATTCTGAAGTACATCTTTACCCACCTAAAAACCAATAAAGTTCCAAGAAAAAACCAACATAGTACAAAAGCTTTTTGATGGCTGTTGGTGTAAGTATTGCATTTTCTCTGTTGGCATAAATATGTTCGTTTAGAGGGCTGAAATCAGTGTCAAAACTTGTGTCTATTCACTCCTATCGAGGAGGGACAGGTAAATCTAACACAGCTGCTAACCTGGCAGCCACCTTAGTAAAGTATGGTAAGCGGGTTGCTGTCGTTGATACCGACATCCAGTCTCCTGGAATCCATGTCATATTCGGATTCCAAGAAGACCAGGTTTCGAACTCTTTAAATGATTACCTGTGGGGGCGACGCCCAATTAATGAAGTTGCCTATGATGTCACAAATACGTTGGGAGCTCTGGCTCGTAGTGGTGGAAAATTATTATTAGTTCCGAGTAGTACCCGCACCGAAGACATTGCTCGAGTTTTGCGGGAAGGTTATGACATTGAACTTTTAGGTCAGGGTCTTCAGGATCTCATCAGTGAGTTCGATCTCGATTTTTTATTGGTTGATACTCACCCTGGCTTGAACGAAGAAACGTTGCTGTCAATTTCGGTCTCTGACATCCTATTTTTGATTTTACGACCTGATGCACAAGACTTTCAGGGCACGGCTGTCACAGTAGATGTGGCTAGGAAACTAAAGGTGCCAAACTTATCTATGGTAGTTAATAAAGCTCCCCAAATTCTCGATTTAGATGATCTTAAGTCGAAAGTAGAAAAGACCTATAAGGCTGATGTAGCTGGAATCTTTCCCCATTCTGATGAAATGATGCTACTTGGTAGTAAGGGTCTTTTTGTAGTTGACTATCCTAACAATCCAGTGAGTAAGACTTTTAATGAGATTGCTAATTATTGTCTAATCTGATGTACCAAGAGGTGAGTCAGACTGGGATATAAGCTCATGGATTCTTTAGTGATAAGAACTCAAGTGTTACAAGCCCATGCTGCAGAACCAGCTGAAATAGAAGAGTTGCTAGATTACAATCGGAATCTGTTTAACCACGGTGGGAAATCAGTCGCTGCTTCTGCTTTTCCTTTAGCCGACGAGCTTCATGTGAAAGTCTGGAAAGAGTACATAGATTTAGCCCAAAAGAGGAATACCTTTGAAGTGCTAGCCGATGTTCTCATTCAGCTGAGATTTCCCATAGAGCAGGGCATCAGCACCCGCGAGGACTATCGACAAGCCACTCGAAAAGGTCATTTTCCGCCTCAATCTGCTCTGGGCTTGATGCTAGAAGCTCCTAATGAACTTGATATGTTCATTCACCCGACCTTAGCAGGTGCCATTCCAGTGGTAGTGCCCGGTAATCGTGAGGATTTTATCTCTTTGATACGGGCACTCACTAAACGTAATGAGCCGGTAGATATTCCTGACTCTATGGGGGCATGCATTATTGGAGGCTATAACAATTGGCATCGGGTTAAGCGCTATCGTCAACAATGGGAATCACAACACTCTCATCCATATTCAGAACAAGATTGGTTAGAGGCATTTTCTCGTCTGGTTCCCCAAAAAGCGCTTTATCAAGATCGGTTTATTCTTCTGAGTCGTGGGGCCTATAGCAATGTGTCAGCCGCTCAGCTGGGGCTAGATGAGGATGAATGGTTGCGGCTTTCGTTAATTATCCGACGAGAGCATGAATGTACCCACTACTTTACACGGCGCTGCTTTCAGTCGATGCGCAACAACGTCCTAGACGAGCTGATCGCCGATTATTTTGGCATCCTGGCCGCAAATGGAGAGTACCGAGCAGACTGGTTTTTGCAATTTGTAGGGCTAGAGCATTTTCCAGCTTATCGGGACAGCGGGAGGCTGCATCTGTACTTAGGCAATCCGCCTTTATCTGAGGGAGCTTTCCGGGTGTTAAAGTCTCTCGTAAAAAAGGCTGCGGAAAACTTAGAGCAGTTTGATAGCACCTACTTAGCACAATGCCGCACGCCTTCAGGGAAACTTGCCACCTTGTTGGCTTTGGTGTCCCTGACCATTGAGGAACTTGCCTCTGAATACAGTTTTACGCTACTGAAGAACGCAGTTGAGGCTCAGCAAAACCAGTTTGGCCTGGTCTTGTCTTAACTTGAGCATTCATCAGGAGTTGCGCATTAATTTGGTATTTTCGTCCTCACCCTTTAACCCTTTGAATCAATGGCAGACCTACTTCTCGAAGCCTTACATGATCAAGATATTGACTGGCTGGTGGCAGAAGGTCAACAGCAAACTTTGGATGAGAATGCTGTATTGGTGCAACAGGGTGAGGCTGTTGATGTTATTTACATTGTTTTGAGTGGCCAACTGATTTCTGCCGTTGTTGATGATAAAGGCAGCACTCTAGGACAAGCATTTTCTGTTCTTTCTGGAAACGCTAATCTGGAGCACGTACTTTTTCCCTTAAAGGATGGTGATGTATTTGGGGGAATGGCCGTATTGAATAACTCTCGATCGCCCATGTTAGTAAGGGCTGAGGCTGATTCAACGGTACTGATTGTCCCCCAGAGTAAGTTAGAGCCAAAGCTGGCTAAAGATCTCGAATTTGCGTCTCGTTTTTATCGAGTCATGGCAACCTTGCAACTTAATCGCTATGAGTTTCTACTCGATAAATTCATTTATCGTCGCGGATTACAGTTATCCGTTATTCAAGATGGGCCGATTATTTTTGGAGAACTGTTTGACAGTGATGTTGATTGGATGATTAACCAAGGCTCAGTAGAACAATTACAACCTGAGGAGTGTTTAATTCAATCAGGGCGACCAGCAGACACCTTTTATATTGTTTTGCAGGGCCTGCTCTCGACTTC
This window harbors:
- a CDS encoding FkbM family methyltransferase produces the protein MGHRHINPNPTMTHQLVEELGVFKPAPVVICDVGARGGVEPQWQAFGNQAQFIGFEPDRGECDLLNHRFSQQTSQNANAPAQQFYPVALGKRREHRQFSVCRYAGGSSFYPADMTFIQRFPAEHGQQLEVTHTLELETVSFDEFAQAECIPTIDFLKLDVEGCELDILQGAERVLQNGVLGLSLEVMFHDAMRHQPPFHAIDQFLQRRGFQLFDLETYRHARRTLDLPTESLSNTQIGQVLWGQALYLRDAVAAALSPTRKTDFDWTALRILKLAAFMELFNLSDCALEVLQTYQPQLESELNLAVIPLMQRLRTPYSQSKPPNLGIADSFTEANQTGSSALDSSKTPALTQRIKLESLLPPPKCYTRKPNFLAARELAALRQTIVNSPYLADNQLSEGFQDSRGFSVVFTRLGIEQVMEQFPAFTPYLTRVLKSACNAFYLNPLMLSAGATVAPHIDCSLGRYPQAMIIPTLVSVLYVQVPEDLTGGELVLRLGERPVAELPPETNTLLYFLGNVTHSVNPVKTRNCRISLVCEQYNLAPDVLQTIPKFALLWSGVAASHELVPSA
- a CDS encoding 2OG-Fe(II) oxygenase, whose product is MVCIQENLLTRYLELIKPCVSEQLIDEPHWADIEAIAQWLPSPITNFFGFECRLGDPTPQADFLLSVGADEAGQRILADKSPRYPLADTLLQEPVWRQVQQFSQTWLDESSDLHANVNNIWLEFDVNGSSTEPPIPSCFFGSQTILVNPDAQEPAAASSHRWVTQTAIAQLQGREMDAALEAQLLKCLEALPVGSHIFQVGLMLARPVNMVRICLRNITPKQVLTYLEQLAWPGSLEALSPHLIKLSQLADRVDVDLDIDPQGIGPKLGFECYLRAQPKQNPAWVELLDYLVTAGWCLPQKRDALLSYPGFVRERDNRDRWPSHLRKLSQFVGEGQEGVFFRGLHHIKMVFHTDRMVEAKAYCWVSQQLIGKPAVQPAVPKVIHQEFCDFLPESVAQDLLEFAISHESHFVPSEVNQYSTSDDQRLERLSRNSLLFSSNLPENIKAPLLQPLQEILPQALAALDLPPCNVAGLEVQLTAHNDGHYFRVHNDVPKPDEQNISRLLTFVYYLHRQPCPFRGGTLHIYPTSEIDDVTKFYPQQVFPAHNSLVLFPSHYFHEVASVSCPSTAFADSRFTLNGWVWQSSDPSHTTP
- a CDS encoding lysine-2,3-aminomutase-like protein; the protein is MSKSTVRKSQDLLDAGLISSEQATAVDQVAQQFSMAVTQDVVDLLDLSESNDPIAQQFIPDTRELNILPEELADPIGDFPHAPVKGIVHRYPDRVLLKTIHVCPVYCRFCFRREVVGNDGEGLTPQELETALDYIRNHSEIWEVILTGGDPLILSKAKLRNIIQALEQIDHVDVIRIHTRVPVVDPSRIDEEVAQILKVSKPVYIAIHTNHSKEFSEAARKAIATLADAGIPLVSQTVLLKGVNDDPETLTQLFRTIVKNRIKPYYLHHGDLAKGTSHFRTTIQEGQALMRTLRGRISGLCQPTYVLDIPGGYGKVPIGPNYLQKQGGDNYYVEDPNSEVHLYPPKNQ
- a CDS encoding MinD/ParA family protein, with amino-acid sequence MSKLVSIHSYRGGTGKSNTAANLAATLVKYGKRVAVVDTDIQSPGIHVIFGFQEDQVSNSLNDYLWGRRPINEVAYDVTNTLGALARSGGKLLLVPSSTRTEDIARVLREGYDIELLGQGLQDLISEFDLDFLLVDTHPGLNEETLLSISVSDILFLILRPDAQDFQGTAVTVDVARKLKVPNLSMVVNKAPQILDLDDLKSKVEKTYKADVAGIFPHSDEMMLLGSKGLFVVDYPNNPVSKTFNEIANYCLI
- a CDS encoding cyclic nucleotide-binding domain-containing protein; this translates as MADLLLEALHDQDIDWLVAEGQQQTLDENAVLVQQGEAVDVIYIVLSGQLISAVVDDKGSTLGQAFSVLSGNANLEHVLFPLKDGDVFGGMAVLNNSRSPMLVRAEADSTVLIVPQSKLEPKLAKDLEFASRFYRVMATLQLNRYEFLLDKFIYRRGLQLSVIQDGPIIFGELFDSDVDWMINQGSVEQLQPEECLIQSGRPADTFYIVLQGLLSTSITGGKSVSLTQIFSQFVSTGQSEGELGREVARSSRGEVVGETTLIDSRLSKFAVSAVESTIVLAIPRRELSIKLQQDPGMATRFYRVLTILLSERLTSLINRLGYSKASYQVGQSLSLDVIYEDELDLDLIDHLAVGGARFEWMLKRLKVDQS